The following proteins come from a genomic window of Lolium rigidum isolate FL_2022 chromosome 5, APGP_CSIRO_Lrig_0.1, whole genome shotgun sequence:
- the LOC124653013 gene encoding uncharacterized protein LOC124653013 isoform X2 — translation MLRVVEACAARIRWRLRPQSKRRLLNDIMFLCTGLRPVILMDYGGTMPQEASILNPLRVMVINDMLYVIHIQGLAEHVSPNARSQHQLAFVDLEKSCCQLLANTEKNETMMELLSIQDRFSATFPIEAVVEPGTTKQEPRLPERANDVECTGSIADTTSLVVVLSAFLESTQIALPSLNGWLLGYPVTYLFRNGSAEAATRNLSKHSLHIYRIYVVRNLHSDAKQSEVELLSFSVPCDLSAKREEEPWAKSFLAHMNKKVERCSHVWTSVRIEMEVFQSQSGVIVL, via the exons ATGCTGCGGGTGGTGGAGGCGTGCGCCGCCCGCATCCGGTGGCGCCTCCGGCCCCAGTCCAAGCGCCGCCTCCTCAACG ATATCATGTTCCTCTGCACCGGGTTGCGGCCTGTGATACTCATGGACTACGGTGGCACGATGCCTCAG gaagcaagCATCTTGAATCCACTAAGGGTGATGGTTATCAACGATATGCTCtatgtgattcacatacaaggactTGCTGAACATGTGTCACCAAATGCAAGGTCACAGCACCAGCTAGCTTTTGTGGACCTAGAGAAAAGCTGTTGCCAA CTGCTTGCCAACACAGAAAAGAATGAAACCATGATGGAGCTTTTATCTATCCAAGATCGTTTTTCAGCTACATTCCCTATTGAAGCAGTTGTAGAACCTGGAACAACAAAGCAGGAGCCAAGACTCCCAGAGAGAGCCAATGATGTGGAGTGCACTGGCAGCATTGCGGACACGACCTCACTGGTTGTTGTTCTGAGTGCCTTCCTAGAGAGTACCCAAATTGCACTGCCTTCTTTGAATGG GTGGCTTCTGGGTTATCCTGTAACGTATTTGTTTCGCAATGGAAGTGCTGAGGCAGCCACACGGAATCTCTCCAAGCACTCTCTTCATATCTATAGGATATATGTTGTCAG AAATCTCCATTCAGATGCTAAACAATCAGAAGTGGAACTGTTGAG TTTTTCAGTTCCTTGTGACTTGAGTGCGAAACGGGAGGAAGAACCATGGGCAAAATCATTTCTAGCTCACATGAACAAGAAGGTCGAGCGGTGCAGCCATGTCTGGACATCAGTGCGAATTGAGATGGAGGTTTTCCAAAGCCAGTCGGGGGTCATCGTGCTGTAG
- the LOC124653013 gene encoding uncharacterized protein LOC124653013 isoform X3, with protein sequence MLRVVEACAARIRWRLRPQSKRRLLNDIMFLCTGLRPVILMDYGGTMPQVQDNLCSLLHHARQEASILNPLRVMVINDMLYVIHIQGLAEHVSPNARSQHQLAFVDLEKSCCQLLANTEKNETMMELLSIQDRFSATFPIEAVVEPGTTKQEPRLPERANDVECTGSIADTTSLVVVLSAFLESTQIALPSLNGWLLGYPVTYLFRNGSAEAATRNLSKHSLHIYRIYVVRNLHSDAKQSEVELLSSL encoded by the exons ATGCTGCGGGTGGTGGAGGCGTGCGCCGCCCGCATCCGGTGGCGCCTCCGGCCCCAGTCCAAGCGCCGCCTCCTCAACG ATATCATGTTCCTCTGCACCGGGTTGCGGCCTGTGATACTCATGGACTACGGTGGCACGATGCCTCAGGTACAGGATAATCTCTGCAGCCTGCTGCACCACGCTCGGCAG gaagcaagCATCTTGAATCCACTAAGGGTGATGGTTATCAACGATATGCTCtatgtgattcacatacaaggactTGCTGAACATGTGTCACCAAATGCAAGGTCACAGCACCAGCTAGCTTTTGTGGACCTAGAGAAAAGCTGTTGCCAA CTGCTTGCCAACACAGAAAAGAATGAAACCATGATGGAGCTTTTATCTATCCAAGATCGTTTTTCAGCTACATTCCCTATTGAAGCAGTTGTAGAACCTGGAACAACAAAGCAGGAGCCAAGACTCCCAGAGAGAGCCAATGATGTGGAGTGCACTGGCAGCATTGCGGACACGACCTCACTGGTTGTTGTTCTGAGTGCCTTCCTAGAGAGTACCCAAATTGCACTGCCTTCTTTGAATGG GTGGCTTCTGGGTTATCCTGTAACGTATTTGTTTCGCAATGGAAGTGCTGAGGCAGCCACACGGAATCTCTCCAAGCACTCTCTTCATATCTATAGGATATATGTTGTCAG AAATCTCCATTCAGATGCTAAACAATCAGAAGTGGAACTGTTGAG TTCCTTGTGA
- the LOC124657868 gene encoding argininosuccinate lyase, chloroplastic-like gives MIIEEGFISSYARDEILDGLERIEKDIEDGKFQWINNKDIRTNIMEALVDIVEGPAKRLDAVISHYDQMLTVLNLWCNDSIDKFVTQIKELQVELVLLAVRNEGLVVPCFNRNAYCILLGDMLLSKVEQLENDVSRLLSCKNKMESTRLTPNPSGSNVCSMNSLCNGCLHHVHNSIMDFGNLIVGDIGHDLTDLENDLHTLNLWLTPNDEVTKSLHLMWGHKIDLGIIEILGHSGSIYNEAADSSKRFLKAYKVVPEMIKAAREFVRNLFFNPEKFPSFPPIGSAGDPKLAGFRASKDLERLYGGEAAVRQDFISHSDDTAGKLLDWLRRLHQSEQRS, from the exons ATGATTATCGAGGAG GGTTTTATTTCGTCTTATGCCCGAGATGAAATTTTAGATGGTCTTGAAAGGATAGAAAAGGACATTGAAGATGGAAAGTTTCAGTGGATAAATAATAAAGATATCCGAACTAATATCATGGAAGCGCTTGTTGACATAGTTGAAGGACCAGCTAAAAGGCTGGATGCAGTaataagtcattatgatcaaatgCTAACAGTCCTAAATTTATGGTGCAATGACTCCATTGATAAATTTGTTACTCAAATAAAAGAACTCCAG GTTGAGCTTGTTTTGCTAGCAGTAAGAAACGAGGGATTGGTTGTACCTTGCTTCAATAGGAATGCATACTGTATTCTACTTGGCGATATGTTATTGTCGAAAGTTGAACAG CTAGAAAATGATGTCTCTCGGCTTCTTAGTTGCAAAAACAAGATGGAATCTACACGACTAACTCCTAACCCTTCAGGAAGCAACGTTTGTTCTATGAAcag CTTATGTAATGGTTGTTTGCATCACGTACACAACTCTATTATGGATTTTGGAAATCTGATCGTCGGTGACATCGGACACGATCTTACAGATCTTGAGAATGACCTGCATACATTAAATCTCTGGTTGACACCGAATGATGAAGTGACCAAAAGTTTACACCTTATGTGGGGGCACAAGATTGATCTAGGTATTATTGAAATACTGGGACATTCTGGCTCTATCTACAATGAAGCTGCG GATAGCAGCAAGCGGTTTTTGAAAGCCTACAAAGTTGTTCCAGAGATGATCAAAGCAGCTAGAGAATTTGTAAGAAACTTGTTTTTTAATCCTGAAAAGTTTCCGAGCTTCCCACCTATTGGTTCCGCTGGTGATCCAAAGCTTGCAGGTTTCCGTGCATCGAAG GATCTAGAGCGACTATACGGTGGGGAAGCTGCGGTGAGGCAAGATTTCATATCTCACAGCGACGATACTGCGGGGAAGCTGCTCGATTGGCTCCGGCGTCTTCATCAGTCGGAGCAGAGAAGTTAG
- the LOC124652808 gene encoding trigger factor-like yields the protein MELSISMAGSAAAMSLVNPKMINHKCAIGLRPPVQFLHEVPSSACSMMFNSQCLKRINHKVCRALQAVAPVQCTENPTEAPAVFTDFHVSVLTEEDGAIKTQIRVTVSSKMTDSIFEKVFSKHVAAAQPLPGFRRMKGGKTPDVPKEVALHLIGPSKVKKAAIKKIINHAVAEYVEKEKLDTSKNLKVLQSYEELEAAFEPGKEFCFDAAVHLAGN from the exons ATGGAGTTATCCATTTCCATGGCAGGCTCTGCTGCGGCCATGAGCCTCGTGAACCCCAAG ATGATCAATCACAAATGCGCCATTGGGCTTCGGCCACCGGTTCAGTTTCTGCATGAAGTGCCATCTTCCGCTTGTTCGATGATGTTCAACTCACAATGCCTAAAACG AATCAACCATAAAGTTTGCAGAGCGCTTCAGGCAGTAGCTCCAGTACAAT GTACGGAAAATCCCACGGAAGCGCCGGCAGTCTTTACAGATTTCCATGTTTCTGTGCTTACTGAAGAAGATGGAGCGATAAAG ACACAGATACGAGTAACTGTTAGCAGTAAAATGACTGATTCTATCTTCGAGAAAGTCTTCTCAAAGCATGTTGCCGCAGCACAGCCACTTCCAGGATTTCGACGAATGAAAGGAG GGAAAACACCAGAT GTACCAAAAGAAGTCGCTCTACACTTGATCGGACCATCAAAAGTGAAGAAGGCAGCCATCAAGAAAATCATTAACCATGCAGTGGCTGAGTATGTTGAAAAG GAAAAACTCGACACATCGAAGAACCTGAAGGTTCTGCAGAGCTACGAGGAGCTCGAGGCAGCGTTCGAACCCGGAAAAGAGTTCTGCTTCGACGCGGCTGTCCATCTGGCAGGAAACTGA
- the LOC124653013 gene encoding uncharacterized protein LOC124653013 isoform X1, giving the protein MLRVVEACAARIRWRLRPQSKRRLLNDIMFLCTGLRPVILMDYGGTMPQVQDNLCSLLHHARQEASILNPLRVMVINDMLYVIHIQGLAEHVSPNARSQHQLAFVDLEKSCCQLLANTEKNETMMELLSIQDRFSATFPIEAVVEPGTTKQEPRLPERANDVECTGSIADTTSLVVVLSAFLESTQIALPSLNGWLLGYPVTYLFRNGSAEAATRNLSKHSLHIYRIYVVRNLHSDAKQSEVELLSFSVPCDLSAKREEEPWAKSFLAHMNKKVERCSHVWTSVRIEMEVFQSQSGVIVL; this is encoded by the exons ATGCTGCGGGTGGTGGAGGCGTGCGCCGCCCGCATCCGGTGGCGCCTCCGGCCCCAGTCCAAGCGCCGCCTCCTCAACG ATATCATGTTCCTCTGCACCGGGTTGCGGCCTGTGATACTCATGGACTACGGTGGCACGATGCCTCAGGTACAGGATAATCTCTGCAGCCTGCTGCACCACGCTCGGCAG gaagcaagCATCTTGAATCCACTAAGGGTGATGGTTATCAACGATATGCTCtatgtgattcacatacaaggactTGCTGAACATGTGTCACCAAATGCAAGGTCACAGCACCAGCTAGCTTTTGTGGACCTAGAGAAAAGCTGTTGCCAA CTGCTTGCCAACACAGAAAAGAATGAAACCATGATGGAGCTTTTATCTATCCAAGATCGTTTTTCAGCTACATTCCCTATTGAAGCAGTTGTAGAACCTGGAACAACAAAGCAGGAGCCAAGACTCCCAGAGAGAGCCAATGATGTGGAGTGCACTGGCAGCATTGCGGACACGACCTCACTGGTTGTTGTTCTGAGTGCCTTCCTAGAGAGTACCCAAATTGCACTGCCTTCTTTGAATGG GTGGCTTCTGGGTTATCCTGTAACGTATTTGTTTCGCAATGGAAGTGCTGAGGCAGCCACACGGAATCTCTCCAAGCACTCTCTTCATATCTATAGGATATATGTTGTCAG AAATCTCCATTCAGATGCTAAACAATCAGAAGTGGAACTGTTGAG TTTTTCAGTTCCTTGTGACTTGAGTGCGAAACGGGAGGAAGAACCATGGGCAAAATCATTTCTAGCTCACATGAACAAGAAGGTCGAGCGGTGCAGCCATGTCTGGACATCAGTGCGAATTGAGATGGAGGTTTTCCAAAGCCAGTCGGGGGTCATCGTGCTGTAG